In one Trueperaceae bacterium genomic region, the following are encoded:
- the alr gene encoding alanine racemase — MDRPTPPNAPPGPPPLGPDVAPVPGGAMPEGVAPDAPRHTSAITLRRSALKRNLAFLRSKIGPDVTLSSVVKANAFGHGIAEFASLAASLGVRHFSVASSQEAAQVRAALPDDDATIQIMGILHDDDLPWVVGQGIHFFVFDVARLHAALSVARALGRPAHVHLEVETGGNRTGLTEGPFREALALLRDHPEHLRFAGLATHYAGIEALAERPRTRKQLQVFHHFDAIARAEGLRPAVRHTACSAAALAFPETHFELVRVGTAQYGFWPSPDVYRLHLAATGKRSDNPLRRVLRWHTRVMDLKDVAKGEYVGYGSAFRARKPTLIAVLPVGYGDGYPRAMSNRGHVLIRGRKAPVRGLVNMNVTMVDVSHVPGVQAGDEAVLVGRQGRAAISVASFAEVADGLNNEFVSRLPAQIPRRVVP, encoded by the coding sequence ATGGACCGCCCCACCCCCCCGAACGCGCCCCCCGGACCGCCGCCCCTCGGGCCGGACGTCGCGCCGGTCCCCGGCGGCGCGATGCCCGAGGGCGTGGCGCCGGACGCCCCGCGCCACACGAGCGCCATCACGCTGCGGCGCAGCGCCCTGAAACGCAACCTGGCGTTCCTGCGCAGCAAGATCGGGCCGGACGTCACCCTGAGCAGCGTCGTGAAGGCGAACGCGTTCGGGCACGGCATCGCGGAGTTCGCGAGCCTGGCCGCGTCGCTCGGGGTGCGGCACTTCTCCGTCGCCTCGAGCCAGGAGGCGGCGCAGGTCCGCGCGGCCCTTCCGGACGACGACGCCACGATCCAGATCATGGGGATCCTGCACGACGACGACCTACCGTGGGTCGTGGGGCAGGGCATCCACTTCTTCGTCTTCGACGTCGCCCGCCTCCACGCCGCGCTGTCGGTCGCCCGCGCCCTCGGGCGGCCCGCCCACGTCCACCTCGAGGTGGAGACCGGCGGGAACCGGACCGGCCTCACCGAGGGGCCGTTCCGGGAGGCGCTCGCGCTGCTGCGCGACCACCCGGAGCACCTCCGCTTCGCCGGCCTCGCGACGCACTACGCCGGCATCGAGGCCCTCGCCGAACGCCCCCGCACGCGCAAGCAGTTGCAGGTGTTCCACCACTTCGACGCGATCGCCCGCGCCGAGGGCCTCCGCCCGGCGGTGCGGCACACCGCCTGCAGCGCCGCGGCGTTGGCGTTCCCCGAGACGCACTTCGAGCTGGTCCGGGTCGGCACCGCGCAGTACGGCTTCTGGCCCAGCCCCGACGTCTACCGCCTGCACCTCGCGGCGACCGGGAAACGCTCGGACAACCCCCTGCGTCGGGTGTTGCGGTGGCACACCCGCGTGATGGACCTCAAGGACGTCGCGAAGGGCGAGTACGTCGGGTACGGCTCCGCGTTCCGGGCGCGCAAACCGACGTTGATCGCGGTCCTCCCGGTCGGCTACGGCGACGGCTACCCGCGCGCGATGTCGAACCGCGGGCACGTCCTGATCCGGGGCCGCAAGGCGCCCGTCCGGGGCCTCGTGAACATGAACGTCACGATGGTGGACGTCTCGCACGTGCCGGGCGTCCAGGCGGGCGACGAGGCGGTGCTGGTGGGGCGGCAGGGGCGCGCCGCGATCTCGGTCGCGTCGTTCGCGGAGGTCGCCGACGGCCTGAACAACGAGTTCGTCAGTCGCCTCCCGGCGCAGATCCCCCGTCGCGTCGTGCCCTGA